The proteins below are encoded in one region of Flavobacterium sp. IMCC34852:
- a CDS encoding alanine dehydrogenase has product MSLTPFTKQQLLPQEEKLEVYRHKSELFIGIPKETSYQERRICLTPDAVNSLTSHGHKVMIESGAGLSSSYTDKEFSDAGATITKDTKKVLSCPMILKVEPLTMEEIALVNSNTIVISAIQLKTRKKEYFEALSKKKITALAFEYIKDEDGSYPAVKSLSEIAGTASVLIAAELMINNQFGKGLLLGNITGVPPTDVVILGAGTVGEFAAKTALGLGAHVKVFDNSITKLRRLQNNLNQRIFTSTIQPKSLLKALRRCDVAIGAMRGKERCPVVVTETMVEHMKKGAVIVDVSIDTGGCFETSEVTTHESPTFIKNNIIHYCVPNIPSRYSKTASLSISNIITPYLLQIAEDGGIESAIRCNKGLKNGVYLYHGILTNKAIGDWFNLPDNDINLIVF; this is encoded by the coding sequence ATGTCTTTAACCCCATTCACTAAGCAACAACTTTTACCTCAAGAGGAAAAATTAGAAGTCTATCGTCATAAAAGTGAACTTTTTATTGGTATTCCCAAAGAGACTTCTTATCAGGAAAGACGTATTTGCTTAACGCCTGATGCGGTTAATTCTTTGACCTCACACGGTCATAAAGTAATGATTGAATCGGGCGCAGGTTTGAGTTCGAGTTACACGGACAAGGAATTTAGTGATGCAGGTGCCACTATTACCAAAGACACTAAAAAGGTATTAAGTTGCCCAATGATTTTAAAGGTTGAGCCTCTGACCATGGAAGAAATTGCTTTAGTGAATTCCAATACCATAGTCATTTCAGCCATTCAATTGAAAACCCGAAAAAAAGAATATTTTGAAGCCCTGAGCAAGAAAAAAATCACCGCTTTAGCATTCGAATACATCAAAGATGAAGACGGTTCTTATCCGGCGGTGAAATCTTTAAGTGAAATAGCCGGAACGGCTTCGGTATTGATTGCGGCCGAATTAATGATTAACAACCAATTTGGGAAAGGATTGCTTTTAGGCAATATTACCGGAGTGCCACCTACTGATGTGGTGATTCTTGGTGCCGGAACTGTGGGTGAATTTGCCGCTAAAACCGCTTTAGGCTTGGGTGCACACGTTAAAGTTTTTGACAATTCTATTACCAAATTGCGTCGATTACAGAACAATTTAAACCAAAGAATATTTACTTCTACCATACAACCCAAATCTTTATTAAAAGCGCTTAGACGATGCGACGTAGCTATTGGTGCGATGCGCGGTAAAGAACGTTGTCCGGTTGTAGTGACCGAAACTATGGTAGAACATATGAAAAAAGGCGCCGTGATTGTAGATGTGAGTATAGACACCGGTGGTTGCTTTGAAACTTCGGAAGTGACTACACATGAGTCGCCTACTTTTATCAAAAATAATATCATTCATTATTGCGTTCCTAATATTCCTTCGCGTTATTCTAAAACCGCTTCACTTTCTATTAGTAACATCATTACTCCTTATTTACTTCAAATAGCCGAAGATGGTGGTATTGAAAGCGCTATTCGTTGTAACAAAGGATTGAAGAATGGGGTTTACCTTTACCACGGCATTTTGACCAACAAAGCTATTGGTGACTGGTTCAATTTACCCGACAACGATATCAATTTGATTGTATTCTAA
- the secDF gene encoding protein translocase subunit SecDF: MQNKGLVKFFAILFALVSIYQLSFTFVANKVKSDAKTFAGGNPEKEIKYLDSIGKEKVFLDFFTYNDVKDKQINKGLDLEGGINVILQISVKDVLVQLSNNSKNPVFNKALEDAKKNQRGNQSYLDAFFEAFEANKGTTKLASPDIFANRNFDDSELNFNSTDAEVQKVLRRKVDESVESAFGVLRSRIDKFGVTQPNIAKLGQTGRILIELPGAKDVDRIKKLVSSKAELEFWETYKAEELGGFLQQANEALKATVKVEEKVEAAKPIDSLSQLLTDKEKDSTAAKKGNNPLVDKFVSLGGGPILAIVNTKDTAAINGYLKRQEIRNLLPGDKRFAKFAWGKPVVSVDEKTKKETTTVELYALKGNKDNVAPLSGGVIVDARDTFDQMGKPAVSMQMNGAGANVWEKLTNNAYTQKSFIAIALDNVVYSAPGVTSGPIAGGRSEITGSFDVAETKDLANVLRAGKLPATAEIIQSEIVGPSLGQKAIDAGTTSSIVGFLLVCLWMVFYYGRAGWYANVALLVNLLFLFGILASLGAVLTLPGIAGIVLTLGTAVDANIIIYERAKEELREGKTLGDAVKASYGWKGAMRSIIDANVTHVLTGAILFIFGTGPIQGFATTLLIGIFTSLFTSIFIARIFIDRDIAKNRSLTFTTPLTKNWFTGFHFDFIGIKKISYIFSSLVVVVSCVSFYFNGLDEGVDFVGGRTFQVKFEKPVEPTQVSEELSAAFGVAVEAKVFGDDDQLKLTTKYKIKEDGVEVDKEVNEKLYNTLKKYFKDGLTYDNFINTYDGKQTGVLQASKVGAAISADIKTNSFWAVIGAMLVVGLYLVISFRKWQYSLGAIAAVFHDVIFVLGLYSLLYKYMPFHMEMDQHFIAAILTVIGYSMNDTVIVFDRVREFLAGNVKGTFKDVVNASINTTLSRTINTSLTMILVLLIMFIFGGESIRGFIFAMLVGIVVGTYSSLFIATPILVDTIKKKDIEEIESRHKGEA; this comes from the coding sequence ATGCAGAATAAAGGACTAGTTAAATTTTTCGCAATTCTATTTGCATTGGTAAGTATCTACCAACTTTCGTTCACTTTTGTGGCCAATAAAGTAAAAAGCGATGCCAAAACTTTTGCAGGAGGAAATCCTGAGAAAGAAATCAAATATCTTGACTCGATAGGAAAAGAAAAAGTTTTTCTTGATTTTTTCACGTACAATGATGTGAAAGACAAACAGATTAACAAAGGTCTTGACCTTGAAGGAGGAATTAACGTAATTCTTCAAATTTCGGTTAAAGATGTTTTGGTTCAGTTGTCAAACAATTCCAAAAACCCGGTTTTCAACAAAGCATTAGAGGATGCTAAGAAAAATCAAAGAGGAAATCAATCTTATTTGGATGCTTTCTTTGAAGCATTTGAGGCCAATAAAGGAACTACAAAATTAGCTTCTCCGGATATTTTTGCCAACAGAAATTTTGACGACAGTGAGTTGAACTTCAATTCTACTGATGCCGAAGTGCAAAAAGTATTGAGAAGAAAAGTTGACGAATCAGTAGAATCCGCTTTTGGGGTATTGAGAAGTCGTATTGATAAATTTGGGGTAACACAACCCAACATTGCTAAATTAGGTCAAACCGGTAGAATCTTAATCGAGTTACCGGGTGCTAAGGATGTTGACCGTATCAAAAAATTAGTATCAAGCAAAGCAGAATTAGAGTTCTGGGAAACTTATAAAGCGGAAGAATTAGGCGGATTTTTACAACAAGCCAATGAAGCTTTAAAAGCAACAGTAAAAGTTGAAGAAAAAGTAGAAGCAGCCAAACCGATAGATTCATTAAGTCAATTATTGACAGATAAAGAGAAAGATTCTACTGCAGCTAAAAAAGGAAATAATCCTTTAGTAGACAAATTTGTTTCTCTAGGTGGCGGACCAATCTTAGCCATTGTAAATACAAAAGATACTGCAGCAATCAATGGTTATTTAAAAAGACAAGAAATCCGTAATTTATTACCGGGTGACAAACGTTTTGCCAAATTTGCTTGGGGTAAACCTGTGGTAAGTGTTGATGAAAAAACAAAAAAAGAGACTACAACTGTTGAGTTGTATGCCTTAAAAGGAAATAAAGATAACGTTGCTCCGTTGAGCGGCGGAGTTATTGTAGATGCCAGAGATACTTTTGACCAAATGGGTAAACCAGCCGTTTCAATGCAAATGAACGGAGCAGGAGCTAATGTTTGGGAAAAATTAACCAACAATGCTTATACACAAAAAAGCTTTATTGCTATCGCTTTAGACAATGTAGTTTATTCAGCGCCGGGGGTAACTTCGGGACCAATTGCAGGTGGAAGATCTGAAATTACCGGAAGTTTTGACGTAGCGGAAACCAAAGATTTAGCCAATGTATTAAGAGCCGGTAAATTGCCTGCTACAGCAGAAATTATCCAATCAGAAATCGTAGGACCATCATTAGGACAAAAAGCTATTGATGCCGGTACAACTTCCTCTATTGTTGGATTCTTGTTGGTGTGTTTATGGATGGTATTCTATTACGGAAGAGCCGGTTGGTATGCCAACGTAGCTTTGTTAGTCAACTTATTATTCTTATTCGGAATCTTAGCTAGTTTAGGTGCGGTATTAACATTACCTGGTATTGCCGGTATCGTGTTAACATTGGGAACTGCAGTAGATGCGAACATTATTATTTATGAAAGAGCCAAAGAAGAATTGCGCGAAGGTAAAACCCTTGGAGATGCGGTAAAGGCTTCTTACGGATGGAAAGGTGCGATGCGTTCTATAATTGATGCCAACGTAACTCACGTATTAACCGGAGCTATTTTGTTCATCTTTGGAACCGGACCAATTCAAGGTTTTGCAACCACTTTGTTAATCGGTATTTTCACGTCATTATTTACTTCAATTTTTATTGCCAGAATCTTTATCGACAGAGATATTGCTAAAAACAGAAGTCTAACATTTACTACGCCATTAACTAAAAACTGGTTTACAGGATTCCATTTTGACTTTATCGGGATCAAAAAGATATCTTACATCTTCTCTTCTTTAGTAGTAGTAGTAAGTTGTGTGTCTTTTTACTTTAACGGTCTTGATGAAGGTGTTGATTTTGTAGGAGGAAGAACTTTCCAAGTGAAATTTGAAAAACCGGTAGAACCAACGCAAGTTTCTGAAGAGTTATCAGCAGCATTTGGAGTAGCAGTAGAAGCCAAAGTTTTTGGTGATGATGACCAATTAAAATTGACTACCAAATACAAAATCAAAGAAGATGGAGTAGAAGTAGACAAAGAAGTTAATGAAAAACTATACAATACTTTGAAAAAGTATTTCAAAGACGGATTAACCTATGATAACTTTATCAATACTTATGACGGAAAACAAACAGGAGTTTTACAAGCGTCTAAAGTAGGAGCAGCCATTTCAGCCGATATCAAAACCAATTCATTCTGGGCAGTTATCGGAGCGATGTTGGTGGTTGGATTGTACTTAGTAATTTCATTCCGCAAATGGCAGTATTCATTGGGTGCAATTGCAGCTGTATTCCACGATGTTATCTTTGTATTAGGATTGTATTCATTACTATACAAATACATGCCTTTCCACATGGAAATGGACCAACACTTTATTGCAGCTATCCTAACCGTTATCGGTTACTCTATGAATGATACCGTAATTGTATTTGACAGGGTTAGAGAGTTCTTAGCGGGTAACGTAAAAGGAACTTTCAAAGATGTAGTTAATGCTTCAATTAATACCACTTTATCAAGAACCATCAATACTTCATTGACCATGATTTTAGTATTGTTGATCATGTTCATCTTTGGTGGAGAATCCATCAGAGGATTTATATTTGCTATGTTGGTAGGTATCGTTGTAGGAACTTATTCTTCATTGTTTATTGCTACGCCAATTTTGGTTGATACTATTAAGAAAAAAGACATCGAAGAAATCGAAAGTCGTCACAAAGGAGAAGCTTAG
- the mdh gene encoding malate dehydrogenase, with protein MKVTIVGAGNVGATCADAIAYRRIASEIVLVDIREGFAEGKALDITQTQTTLGFNTKVIGSTNDYAKTAGSDVVVITSGVPRKPGMTREELIGINAGIVKGVAENLLKHSPNAIFVIVSNPMDTMTYLAYKSLGLPKNRIIGMGGTLDSSRFKTYLSLALDKPANDIQGMVIGGHGDTTMIPLTRLASYNGVPVSQFLSEEELAKVAADTMVGGATLTGLLGTSAWYAPGASVSYLVDAILNDQKKMIPCSVFLEGEYGQSDICIGVPCIIGKNGVEKIVDINLNESEKALFAKSADAVRNMNNDLKSHLG; from the coding sequence ATGAAAGTTACTATTGTAGGAGCAGGAAACGTGGGCGCAACATGTGCCGATGCAATTGCTTACAGAAGAATTGCCAGCGAAATTGTGTTGGTAGATATCAGAGAAGGTTTTGCGGAAGGAAAAGCGTTAGACATTACGCAAACTCAAACCACTTTAGGGTTCAATACCAAAGTAATCGGAAGTACAAATGATTATGCCAAAACTGCGGGAAGTGACGTAGTGGTGATTACTTCGGGCGTACCGAGAAAACCCGGAATGACTCGTGAAGAATTGATTGGGATTAATGCCGGAATTGTAAAAGGTGTGGCGGAAAATTTATTGAAACATTCCCCAAATGCTATTTTTGTGATTGTGTCTAATCCAATGGATACGATGACTTATTTGGCTTACAAATCTTTAGGATTACCTAAAAACAGAATCATTGGAATGGGCGGAACACTTGACAGTTCTCGTTTCAAAACCTATTTGTCTCTAGCTTTAGACAAGCCGGCTAATGATATTCAGGGAATGGTAATTGGTGGTCACGGTGATACGACTATGATTCCGTTAACAAGATTGGCTTCATACAATGGAGTGCCGGTTTCTCAGTTTTTATCGGAAGAAGAATTGGCTAAAGTGGCTGCAGATACTATGGTTGGAGGCGCTACTTTAACAGGATTATTGGGGACTTCGGCTTGGTATGCACCGGGCGCCAGCGTTTCTTATTTGGTAGATGCTATTTTGAATGACCAGAAGAAAATGATTCCTTGTTCAGTGTTTTTAGAAGGTGAATATGGGCAAAGTGATATTTGTATCGGAGTGCCTTGTATTATTGGTAAAAACGGAGTGGAAAAAATCGTTGACATCAACTTGAACGAGTCTGAAAAGGCATTATTCGCTAAGAGTGCTGATGCCGTTCGCAATATGAATAACGACTTAAAATCTCATTTGGGATAA
- a CDS encoding DUF4258 domain-containing protein, with protein sequence MKFYQRLAYYLVGFVIGSFFVVLVLSGKDTRCNYFPNARVLNDIRNKPFHYDSVATKQMSEGLADKTDIKNILTHGDVDFDKSNIPAEGGKKYVIYGQNKKAKEITLEVINYSNKAVLKNISETKE encoded by the coding sequence ATGAAATTTTACCAACGATTGGCCTACTACTTAGTGGGTTTTGTCATCGGGTCGTTTTTTGTGGTTTTAGTACTTAGCGGAAAAGACACCAGATGTAATTACTTCCCTAACGCCAGAGTCTTAAATGATATCAGAAACAAACCATTCCATTATGATTCTGTTGCAACTAAGCAAATGAGTGAAGGTTTAGCCGACAAAACCGACATCAAAAATATATTGACCCACGGTGATGTAGATTTTGACAAAAGTAACATCCCTGCAGAAGGAGGAAAAAAATATGTTATCTATGGTCAGAACAAGAAAGCAAAAGAAATCACCTTAGAAGTTATTAATTATTCGAATAAAGCAGTTTTAAAAAACATTAGTGAAACGAAAGAATAA
- the gyrB gene encoding DNA topoisomerase (ATP-hydrolyzing) subunit B: protein MSDEIKKNNYSADSIQALEGMEHVRMRPSMYIGDTGVRGLHHLVYEVVDNSIDEALAGHCDTISVIINEDNSITVEDNGRGIPVDLHKKEGVSALEVVMTKIGAGGKFDKDSYKVSGGLHGVGVSCVNALSDHLRATVFRDGKIYEQEYERGKSLYPVKQIGETGKRGTTVTFKPDATIFTQTLEYSYDTLAARMRELSFLNKGITITLTDKRHTKDNGEFEGEVFHSKEGLKEFVKFLDGNRVPIIGHVISMENEKGEIPVEVALIYNESYSENIFSYVNNINTHEGGTHLQGFRMGLTRTLKKYADASGLLEKLKFEISGDDFREGLTAIISVKVAEPQFEGQTKTKLGNREVVSPVSQAVAEMLENYLEENPSDAKIIVQKVILAAQARHAAKKAREMVQRKTVLGGGGLPGKLSDCSEQDPARCEIFFVEGDSAGGTAKQGRDRNFQAIMPLRGKILNVEKAMHHKVFENEEIRNIFTALGVTIGTEEDSKALNIEKLRYHKVVIMCDADVDGSHIATLILTFFFRFMKELIENGHVYIATPPLYLVKKGNKKEYAWNDDQRDLANEKMGGSATIQRYKGLGEMNAEQLWETTMNPEFRTLRQVTIDSLAEADRIFSMLMGDEVPPRREFIEKNAVYAKIDA from the coding sequence ATGAGCGACGAGATTAAAAAGAACAATTATTCAGCCGATAGTATTCAGGCGTTAGAAGGAATGGAGCACGTAAGAATGCGTCCTTCCATGTACATTGGAGATACCGGAGTTAGAGGTTTGCATCACTTGGTTTATGAAGTGGTAGACAACTCTATCGATGAGGCTTTGGCTGGACATTGTGATACGATCAGTGTAATAATTAATGAGGATAATTCGATTACTGTTGAAGATAATGGTCGTGGTATTCCGGTTGACCTGCACAAAAAGGAAGGTGTTTCCGCTTTAGAGGTTGTTATGACCAAAATCGGTGCCGGTGGTAAGTTTGATAAAGATTCGTATAAAGTGTCCGGAGGATTGCACGGGGTTGGTGTGTCGTGTGTGAATGCGCTTTCCGATCATTTGCGTGCTACCGTTTTTCGCGATGGGAAAATATATGAACAAGAGTATGAAAGAGGGAAATCTTTATATCCGGTAAAACAAATTGGCGAAACCGGAAAAAGAGGAACAACCGTTACGTTCAAACCTGATGCTACCATTTTTACCCAAACTTTAGAGTATTCTTATGATACTTTGGCGGCGCGTATGCGTGAGTTATCATTCTTGAATAAAGGTATCACCATCACGCTAACCGATAAAAGACACACCAAAGACAACGGTGAGTTTGAAGGCGAAGTTTTCCATTCGAAAGAAGGATTAAAAGAGTTCGTTAAATTCTTGGACGGTAACCGTGTGCCAATCATTGGTCATGTGATTTCAATGGAGAATGAAAAAGGAGAAATTCCTGTGGAAGTGGCTTTGATTTATAACGAAAGTTATTCTGAAAATATCTTCTCTTATGTAAACAATATCAATACACATGAGGGAGGAACACACCTGCAAGGTTTCCGTATGGGATTGACTCGTACGTTGAAAAAATATGCGGATGCTTCCGGATTATTGGAAAAATTAAAATTCGAAATTTCGGGTGACGATTTTCGCGAAGGATTGACGGCGATTATTTCGGTAAAAGTAGCAGAACCTCAGTTTGAAGGACAAACTAAAACTAAATTAGGTAATCGTGAAGTAGTTTCTCCGGTATCACAAGCGGTGGCGGAAATGTTGGAGAATTATTTGGAGGAAAATCCGAGTGATGCTAAGATCATCGTACAAAAAGTAATTTTGGCCGCACAAGCGCGACATGCTGCTAAGAAAGCCCGTGAAATGGTCCAACGCAAAACCGTTTTAGGTGGTGGCGGTTTACCGGGTAAATTATCTGATTGTTCTGAGCAAGACCCGGCCAGATGTGAAATCTTCTTCGTTGAGGGAGATTCCGCAGGTGGAACGGCTAAGCAAGGTCGTGATCGTAATTTCCAAGCGATTATGCCGTTGCGTGGTAAGATTCTGAACGTAGAAAAAGCCATGCACCACAAAGTGTTTGAAAACGAAGAGATTCGTAATATTTTCACAGCTTTAGGTGTTACCATAGGAACTGAAGAAGACAGCAAAGCCTTGAATATTGAAAAGTTAAGATACCACAAAGTAGTCATCATGTGTGATGCCGACGTTGACGGTAGTCACATTGCGACATTAATTTTGACTTTCTTCTTCCGTTTCATGAAAGAGTTGATAGAAAACGGACATGTTTATATTGCGACTCCGCCTTTGTATTTGGTGAAAAAAGGAAACAAAAAAGAATATGCTTGGAATGATGACCAACGCGACTTGGCCAACGAAAAAATGGGTGGAAGCGCAACCATTCAGCGTTATAAAGGTTTGGGTGAAATGAACGCCGAGCAGTTATGGGAAACTACGATGAATCCTGAGTTCAGAACTTTGCGTCAGGTTACGATTGACAGTTTGGCTGAAGCCGATAGAATCTTCTCGATGTTAATGGGCGATGAGGTACCGCCACGCAGAGAGTTTATCGAGAAAAATGCGGTTTATGCTAAAATCGATGCGTAA
- the porX gene encoding T9SS response regulator signal transducer PorX: protein MDKIKILWVDDEIDLLKPHILFLENKNYAVTTYNNGRDAIDAYEDGNFDIVFLDENMPGMSGLETLSEMKEKKSSTPVIMITKSEEEYIMEEAIGSKIADYLIKPVNPNQILLSLKKNLDHSRLISEKTTLDYQKEFRKIAMEMAMVNSYEDWVELYKKLLFWELELENINDQSMFEILESQKVEANMQFGKFIERNYEGWFEPKADKPVQSHTLFRELVVPELVKKDKPVLFVVIDNLRYDQWKAMESVVANHYKLEKEIPYYASLPTATQYARNSIFSGLTPLEMEKQFPQYWKNDVEEGGKNLYEAEFLTAHLKRLGLNIKQDYFKITNLTGGRKLADNFKALKDNQLVTVVYNFVDMLSHAKTEMDVVKELASDDKAYRSLTLSWFKNSPLLEIIQQAQKLGFKLIITTDHGTINVKNPSKVIGDKNTSLNLRYKTGRSLTYEDKDVFAVKDPKKIGLPTINMSSSYIFAKNDLFLAYVNNYNHYVSYYRNTYQHGGISLEEMIVPFLVFNPK, encoded by the coding sequence ATGGACAAAATCAAAATACTTTGGGTTGATGATGAGATTGATTTGCTCAAGCCACACATCTTATTTTTAGAAAACAAGAACTACGCGGTAACGACCTACAACAATGGTCGTGATGCTATTGACGCTTATGAAGATGGTAATTTTGACATTGTCTTCTTGGATGAAAATATGCCCGGTATGAGCGGTTTGGAAACCTTATCGGAAATGAAAGAGAAAAAGTCTTCCACGCCGGTGATTATGATTACCAAGAGTGAAGAAGAATACATCATGGAAGAAGCCATCGGGTCTAAAATTGCCGATTACTTGATTAAACCGGTAAATCCAAATCAGATTTTGTTGAGTTTGAAGAAAAACTTAGACCATTCCAGACTGATTTCGGAAAAAACTACTTTGGATTACCAAAAAGAATTCCGCAAAATTGCGATGGAAATGGCTATGGTCAACAGTTATGAAGATTGGGTAGAATTGTATAAAAAGTTACTGTTTTGGGAATTGGAGTTAGAAAACATCAACGACCAAAGCATGTTTGAAATTTTGGAAAGCCAAAAAGTCGAAGCCAACATGCAGTTCGGAAAATTCATCGAACGCAATTATGAAGGTTGGTTTGAACCCAAAGCCGATAAACCGGTACAATCTCATACGCTATTCAGAGAATTAGTCGTACCGGAATTGGTTAAAAAGGACAAACCTGTTTTATTCGTAGTCATTGACAATCTTCGTTATGACCAATGGAAAGCGATGGAAAGTGTGGTCGCCAATCATTACAAATTAGAGAAAGAGATTCCGTACTACGCCAGTTTACCTACGGCTACCCAATATGCCAGAAATTCCATTTTCTCGGGATTGACGCCTTTAGAAATGGAAAAACAGTTCCCGCAATATTGGAAAAATGACGTGGAAGAAGGTGGAAAAAACCTTTATGAAGCCGAATTTTTAACCGCGCATTTGAAACGTTTGGGATTGAATATCAAACAAGATTATTTTAAAATCACCAACTTAACCGGTGGCAGAAAATTGGCTGACAATTTCAAAGCACTTAAGGACAACCAATTGGTTACAGTGGTCTACAACTTTGTCGACATGCTGTCACACGCCAAAACCGAAATGGATGTGGTCAAAGAATTGGCTTCGGATGACAAGGCATATCGCTCATTGACCTTGAGCTGGTTTAAAAATTCCCCTCTTTTGGAAATCATTCAACAAGCCCAAAAATTAGGTTTTAAATTAATTATCACCACGGACCACGGAACCATTAACGTTAAAAATCCTTCGAAAGTGATTGGCGATAAAAACACCAGCTTGAATCTTAGATACAAAACCGGTAGAAGTTTGACCTACGAAGACAAAGACGTATTTGCTGTAAAAGACCCGAAGAAGATTGGATTACCAACAATCAATATGAGCAGTTCCTATATTTTTGCAAAAAATGATTTATTTTTGGCCTACGTAAACAACTACAATCATTATGTGAGTTACTATCGAAATACTTACCAACACGGTGGCATTTCGTTAGAAGAAATGATTGTGCCGTTTTTAGTGTTTAATCCGAAATAA
- a CDS encoding YgaP family membrane protein, with product MKKNMGTLDKSIRVILAAVFAYLYFSGTVAGTLGYVLLAFGVIFLLTSLVSFCPLYPLLGINTCKTK from the coding sequence ATGAAAAAAAATATGGGAACTTTAGACAAAAGCATTAGGGTAATTTTGGCCGCTGTATTCGCTTATTTATATTTTAGCGGAACGGTTGCCGGAACTTTAGGCTATGTACTATTGGCCTTTGGCGTCATCTTTTTGCTGACCAGTTTGGTAAGTTTTTGCCCGCTTTATCCGTTGTTGGGAATCAATACTTGTAAAACAAAGTAA
- the tsaE gene encoding tRNA (adenosine(37)-N6)-threonylcarbamoyltransferase complex ATPase subunit type 1 TsaE codes for MEIIFSIDEIQEVAQKILAENPNKVILFHGNMGVGKTTLIKALAKQLGVKDATSSPTFSLVNEYQTEDNRYVYHFDVYRLKSETEALDMGIDEYLYSGHWCFIEWAEKIPNLLPEHYSKIDITIGADAKRILRLS; via the coding sequence ATGGAAATCATATTTTCAATAGACGAAATACAAGAAGTAGCTCAAAAGATTTTAGCCGAAAACCCCAATAAAGTGATTCTTTTTCACGGAAATATGGGCGTTGGAAAAACCACTCTAATCAAAGCGTTAGCCAAACAACTAGGCGTAAAAGATGCTACAAGCAGTCCGACTTTTTCATTGGTTAACGAATACCAAACAGAAGACAACCGATACGTCTATCACTTTGATGTGTACCGTTTAAAATCGGAAACCGAAGCTTTGGATATGGGCATTGATGAGTATTTGTATTCCGGACATTGGTGTTTTATTGAATGGGCGGAAAAGATTCCTAATTTACTTCCCGAGCATTATTCCAAAATAGACATAACGATTGGAGCAGACGCAAAAAGGATACTGAGGTTAAGCTAG